A genomic region of Candidatus Blochmanniella pennsylvanica str. BPEN contains the following coding sequences:
- the secG gene encoding preprotein translocase subunit SecG has translation MYHFFLVIFLIIAIALITLIMLQQNKSNDSGGMFSSRSLGDMLGSGGINNGITCLIVILAILFFLFSLLLGNINSKQNQKYIQNNIQNSQLQD, from the coding sequence ATGTATCATTTTTTTTTGGTTATATTTTTAATTATAGCAATAGCTCTAATCACGTTGATTATGTTGCAACAAAACAAAAGTAATGATTCAGGAGGCATGTTTAGTAGTCGTTCTTTAGGAGATATGTTAGGTTCAGGAGGTATCAATAATGGTATAACGTGTTTAATAGTAATTTTAGCTATATTATTTTTTTTATTTAGTTTGTTATTGGGAAATATAAATAGCAAACAAAATCAAAAGTATATTCAAAATAATATACAAAATAGTCAATTGCAAGATTGA